The proteins below are encoded in one region of Dama dama isolate Ldn47 chromosome 21, ASM3311817v1, whole genome shotgun sequence:
- the LOC133042235 gene encoding solute carrier family 7 member 13-like → MQLLRAIGFFRGNILILSATIGAGIFVSPKGVLKYSSLNVAISLSIWAACAVLTLISALSHAELGTTFPISGAQYYFLKRSLGSSVAFLNLWIKLFTHPLRLATESLLLSTYTIQPFYAGCPAPELPKRCLALAVLWSLGLLNARGVQTVAWLQTVSTLAKMTVLCFICLTGIVLLGMGEKENVARFENALDAELPDVSQIAEAFLQGLFAYSGTSILNSMAGEIKNPGKNIPKSLITAIPMVAVVYLLANVSYLAVLTPKEIVSADAVALTWTDKIIPSMQWVISFGISTSVFSNMCCTVLSASRMIFTASQEGQLPSIFSMLNNHSCPTLAVSQIIILTSIVIITSDLINLIRYSGLALWFLRGLHMIGLLKLRYQEPNLPRPYKVPLPFIFGSIAISLFLILTPLIKTPKMEHRSHGREKSAHRGEKSAHLSEKAALHSEKSSHRGEKPAHRGEKSAHRGEKSAHLSEKTAHRGEKSSHRGEKPAHRGEKSAHLSEKTAHRGEKSSHRGEKPAHRGEKSAHLSEKTAHRGEKSSHRGEKPAHRGEKSAHLSEKPTHLSEKAAHLSEKSALHSERAALHSEKSSHRGEKPAHLSEKPTHLSEKAAHLSEKSALHSERAALHSERAALHSEKSSHRGEKPAHLSEKPAHLSEKAAHLSEKSALHSERAALHSEKSSHRGEKPAHRGEKSTHLSEKPAHLSEKAAHLSEKSALHSERAALHSEKSSHRGEKPAHRGEKSTHLSEKTAHRGEKSAHLSEKATHLRERSSHHSEKSTHLSEKAAHLSEKAALHREKSSHRGEKSTRRGGMSAHRN, encoded by the exons atgcAACTCCTGAGGGCAATAGGATTCTTCCGAGGAAACATTTTAATCTTAAGCGCCACAATAGGGGCAGGAATCTTTGTGTCTCCGAAAGGGGTATTAAAATATTCCTCACTGAATGTGGCTATCTCCCTGAGTATCTGGGCGGCTTGTGCGGTGCTGACTTTGATCTCCGCCCTCAGCCATGCAGAGCTGGGGACGACCTTCCCTATAAGTGGAGCACAGTATTATTTCCTCAAAAGATCTCTTGGTTCCTCTGTTGCTTTCCTCAATCTTTGGATCAAACTATTTACTCATCCCTTAAGACTAGCTACTGAAAGTTTGTTATTATCTACCTATACAATTCAGCCTTTCTACGCTGGGTGCCCAGCTCCAGAGCTACCAAAGAGATGTCTAGCATTGGCTGTTCTGTGGTCTTTGGGACTTCTAAATGCTCGAGGGGTGCAAACTGTGGCTTGGCTTCAAACTGTCAGTACATTGGCGAAGATGACTGTCCTCTGCTTCATTTGCCTCACTGGGATTGTGCTGTTAGGGATGGGGGAAAAGGAGAATGTGGCCAGGTTCGAGAACGCTTTGGACGCTGAGCTTCCTGACGTCTCACAGATTGCAGAAGCCTTCCTGCAAGGACTGTTTGCGTATTCTGGCACGTCCATCCTAAACAGCATGGCAG gAGAGATAAAAAATCCTGGTAAGAACATCCCCAAATCTCTGATTACTGCCATTCCCATGGTGGCTGTGGTTTACTTACTGGCCAATGTATCCTACCTGGCAGTTTTGACTCCCAAGGAAATCGTCTCTGCAG ATGCTGTTGCTCTCACCTGGACGGACAAAATCATCCCTTCCATGCAGTGGGTCATTTCTTTTGGGATTTCAACTTCAGTATTTAGCAACATGTGCTGTACAGTGCTTTCAGCGTCAAGGATGATCTTCACAGCAAGCCAAGAAGGACAGCTGCCTTCGATCTTCTCAATGCTCAATAACCACTCCTGTCCAACCCTGGCTGTGAGCCAGATAATCATCTTAACTTCCATTGTTATTATCACCTCAGATTTAATCAATTTAATAAGATATTCAGGATTAGCATTATGGTTTTTAAGAGGGCTACATATGATAGGTTTACTTAAACTAAGGTACCAGGAACCCAATCTACCTAGACCCTACAAG gtGCCTTTGCCATTTATATTTGGATCCATAGCTATATCTTTGTTTCTGATTTTGACGCCATTGATTAAAACTCCTAAAATGGAACAT agaagccacggcagggAGAAGTCCGCACACCGCGGGGAGAAGTCCGCACACCTCAGTGAGAAGGCCGCACTCCACAGTGAGAAGTCCTCACACCGCggggagaagcccgcacaccgcggGGAGAAGTCCGCACACCGCGGGGAGAAGTCCGCACACCTCAGTGAGAAGACCGCACACCGCGGGGAGAAGTCCTCACACCGCggggagaagcccgcacaccgcggGGAGAAGTCCGCACACCTCAGTGAGAAGACCGCACACCGCGGGGAGAAGTCCTCACACCGCggggagaagcccgcacaccgcggGGAGAAGTCCGCACACCTCAGTGAGAAGACCGCACACCGCGGGGAGAAGTCCTCACACCGCggggagaagcccgcacaccgcggGGAGAAGTCCGcacacctcagtgagaagcccacacacctcagtGAGAAGGCCGCACACCTCAGTGAGAAGTCCGCACTCCACAGTGAGAGGGCCGCACTCCACAGTGAGAAGTCCTCACACCGCggggagaagcccgcacacctcagtgagaagcccacacacctcagtGAGAAGGCCGCACACCTCAGTGAGAAGTCCGCACTCCACAGTGAGAGGGCCGCACTCCACAGTGAGAGGGCCGCACTCCACAGTGAGAAGTCCTCACACCGCggggagaagcccgcacacctcagtgagaagcccgcacacctcaGTGAGAAGGCCGCACACCTCAGTGAGAAGTCCGCACTCCACAGTGAGAGGGCCGCACTCCACAGTGAGAAGTCCTCACACCGCggggagaagcccgcacaccgcggGGAGAAGTCCACCCAtctcagtgagaagcccgcacacctcaGTGAGAAGGCCGCACACCTCAGTGAGAAGTCCGCACTCCACAGTGAGAGGGCCGCACTCCACAGTGAGAAGTCCTCACACCGCggggagaagcccgcacaccgcggGGAGAAGTCCACCCATCTCAGTGAGAAGACCGCACACCGCGGGGAGAAGTCCGCACACCTCAGTGAGAAGGCCACACACCTCAGGGAGAGGTCCTcacaccacagtgagaagtccacacaccTCAGTGAGAAGGCCGCACACCTCAGTGAGAAGGCCGCACTCCATAGGGAGAAGTCCTCACACCGCGGGGAGAAGTCCACACGCCGCGGGGGGATGTCCGCACACCGCAACTAA